One genomic window of Quercus robur chromosome 6, dhQueRobu3.1, whole genome shotgun sequence includes the following:
- the LOC126688672 gene encoding early nodulin-75-like, with protein MTTTKYFLVLFLGVVLLSTASLADHHESPKHEHKPPKGEKPPPKHKPPTSLNKEEKPLPEHKPPTPGKGEKPPPHDHHPGRLLLESTSIDGKPPPKGEKPPPKHKPPTPHDKEEKPLPEHKPPKGKGEKPPPEHKPPHKPPTAN; from the coding sequence ATGACTACTACCAAATACTTCCTAGTTTTGTTCCTTGGAGTGGTGCTTCTAAGCACTGCCTCACTTGCTGACCACCATGAGTCTCCCAAACATGAGCACAAACCTCCTAAGGGAGAAAAGCCACCCCCAAAACACAAGCCACCAACCTCACTGAATAAGGAAGAGAAGCCATTGCCAGAACACAAACCACCAACCCCAGGTAAGGGAGAGAAGCCACCACCACATGATCATCACCCTGGACGCCTTCTATTAGAGTCTACTTCCATTGACGGCAAACCTCCTCCAAAGGGAGAAAAGCCACCACCAAAACACAAGCCACCAACCCCACACGACAAGGAAGAGAAACCACTCCCAGAACACAAGCCACCAAAGGGTAAAGGAGAGAAGCCACCACCAGAGCACAAGCCACCCCACAAACCCCCAACTGCCAACTAA